In Populus nigra chromosome 1, ddPopNigr1.1, whole genome shotgun sequence, one genomic interval encodes:
- the LOC133676797 gene encoding uncharacterized protein LOC133676797 isoform X1 — MSVLKRQKFRTLTIFLFHYYKYNIAHKMATTTNTATTPPPPPQQQVDTAMAEELTAKAAHKRYEGLVMVRTKAIKGKGAWYWAHLEPMLVHNTDTGLPKAVKLRCSFCDAVFSASNPSRTASEHLKRGTCPNFNSLPKPISSISPNTALLPSPSCGGGGATVVHTSSNRKRPVVSSSGISGSGGVASSTYPVTAVGSTYQVSPLAIVDPSRFSDEIAMLPQQPHLMLSGGKEDLGALAMLEDSVKKLKSPKTLPGHALSKTQIDCAFDYLADWVYESCGSVSFTSLEHPKFRAFLNQVGLPVVSRRDFVGGRLNVKYEEARAESEARIRDAMFFQIASDGWKVKSNGGFGDVNLVNLTVNLPNGTGLYRRAVFVSGSVPSKYAEEVFWETITGICGSLVQQCVGIVADRFKAKALKNLENQNHWMVNLSCQLQGFTSLIKDFSKELPLFRTVSENCFKLASFINNKTPIRNSFHKYQLQEYGNAGLLRVPLREYEKMDFGPVYTMLEDIMSSAQALQLVLQDESYKIASMEDPTSREVAEMIRDVGFWNDLDAVHSLVKLIKEMAQEIEIERPLVGQCLPLWDELRAKVKDWCSKFHIAEGAVEKVIERRFKKNYHPAWAAAYILDPLYLLRDNSGKYLPPFKCLTQEQEKDVDKLITRLVSREEAHIALMELMKWRTEGLDPVYARAVQMKERDPITGKMRIVNPQSSRLVWETYLTEFKSLGKVAVRLIFLHATSCGFKCNWSLLRWVCAHGHSREGMDKVQKLIFIAAHSKLDRREVLSDEDKDADLFALANGEDDVLNEVLVDTSSVLCSKIRSVRQRYCWTGETTVRLLDVSTMPWTMIKGGILPEGSKDLT; from the exons ATGTCAGTCTTGAAACGCCAAAAGTTTCGAACTTTGACCATTTTTTTGTTCCACtactataaatataatattgcaCATAAAATGGCAACAACAACTAACACAGCAActacaccaccaccaccaccacaacaacAAGTAGATACAGCCATGGCAGAAGAGCTAACAGCAAAGGCAGCTCACAAGAGATATGAAGGTTTGGTGATGGTAAGGACCAAAGCAATAAAAGGAAAAGGCGCGTGGTATTGGGCTCATTTAGAGCCTATGCTGGTCCACAACACCGACACTGGCCTTCCTAAAGCTGTGAAGCTACGGTGTTCATTTTGCGACGCCGTTTTCTCCGCTTCCAATCCCTCCAGAACTGCCTCTGAGCATCTGAAACGTGGTACTTGTCCTAATTTTAACTCTCTACCGAAACCCATTTCTTCAATCTCACCCAACACTGCCTTATTGCCTTCTCCTTCTTGCGGTGGCGGTGGCGCTACAGTAGTGCATACTAGTAGTAATAGGAAGCGACCTGTCGTTTCTAGTTCAGGAATTTCTGGTTCTGGTGGCGTTGCATCATCAACGTATCCAGTGACAGCTGTGGGTAGTACGTACCAAGTGAGTCCTCTTGCTATCGTCGATCCATCACGATTCTCAGATGAGATAGCTATGTTGCCACAACAACCACATTTGATGTTGTCTGGTGGCAAAGAGGATTTAGGTGCTTTAGCTATGTTGGAAGATAGTGTAAAAAAGTTGAAGAGTCCTAAAACTTTGCCAGGACATGCTCTGAGTAAGACCCAGATTGACTGCGCGTTTGATTATTTAGCTGATTGGGTTTACGAGTCTTGCGGGTCTGTGTCGTTTACTAGTTTAGAGCATCCAAAGTTCAGGGCTTTTCTGAATCAAGTTGGGTTGCCTGTGGTTTCAAGAAGGGATTTTGTTGGTGGGAGATTGAATGTTAAGTACGAGGAAGCTAGGGCTGAGTCTGAAGCAAGGATTAGAGATGCTATGTTTTTTCAGATTGCGTCAGACGGGTGGAAGGTGAAGAGTAATGGGGGTTTTGGTGATGTAAATTTGGTTAATTTGACAGTGAATTTGCCTAATGGAACTGGTTTGTATAGAAGAGCTGTGTTTGTTAGTGGTTCAGTGCCTTCCAAATATGCAGAGGAGGTTTTTTGGGAGACTATAACAGGCATCTGCGGGAGTCTTGTGCAACAGTGTGTAGGGATAGTTGCAGACAGGTTTAAGGCTAAGGCATTGAAGAATTTAGAGAACCAGAACCATTGGATGGTCAATCTTTCTTGTCAGTTACAAGGGTTCACTAGTTTGATTAAGGATTTTAGTAAGGAGCTTCCACTGTTCAGGACTGTTAGTGAGAATTGCTTCAAGCTTGCAAGTTTTATCAATAATAAGACACCAATTCGAAATAGTTTCCACAAATATCAATTGCAAGAGTACGGGAATGCAGGATTGTTGAGAGTGCCCTTGCGGGAGTATGAGAAGATGGATTTTGGACCTGTGTATACAATGCTAGAGGATATAATGAGCTCAGCTCAAGCATTGCAGTTGGTCTTGCAAGATGAATCGTATAAGATAGCATCCATGGAGGATCCTACTTCAAGAGAAGTTGCTGAGATGATTAGAGATGTGGGGTTTTGGAATGATTTGGATGCGGTGCATTCGCTAGTTAAGTTGATCAAGGAAATGGCTCAAGAGATTGAGATAGAGAGGCCATTAGTAGGGCAATGTCTGCCGCTATGGGATGAACTTAGAGCAAAAGTGAAGGATTGGTGTTCAAAGTTCCACATTGCTGAAGGAGCAGTGGAGAAAGTGATCGAAAGACGATTCAAGAAGAATTATCATCCTGCTTGGGCTGCGGCTTACATACTAGATCCACTTTATTTGCTGAGGGACAACAGTGGCAAATACCTTCCTCCTTTCAAATGCTTGACCCAGGAGCAGGAAAAGGATGTAGACAAGCTTATAACCAGGCTTGTTTCAAGGGAGGAGGCTCATATTGCACTGATGGAACTCATGAAATGGAGAACAGAAGGGCTTGATCCTGTGTATGCAAGGGCTGTCCAGATGAAGGAGAGGGATCCCATTACAGGAAAGATGAGGATAGTAAATCCCCAGAGTAGTAGGCTTGTCTGGGAGACTTATCTTACCGAGTTCAAGTCACTAGGGAAAGTTGCAGTTAGGcttatttttcttcatgccACTTCATGCGGGTTCAAATGCAATTGGTCTTTGCTGAGATGGGTGTGTGCCCATGGGCACTCAAGGGAAGGCATGGACAAGGTGCAAAAGTTGATATTTATTGCAGCTCACTCAAAGCTTGATAGGCGGGAGGTTTTGAGCGATGAAGATAAGGATGCAGATCTCTTTGCATTGGCAAATGGTGAGGATGATGTGCTAAACGAGGTTCTTGTTGATACATCCTCAGT GTTATGTTCCAAAATTAG AAGCGTTCGACAAAGATATTGTTGGACTGGAGAAACCACCGTAAGATTGTTGGATGTTAGTACAATGCCATGGACAATGATTAAAGGTGGAATTCTGCCAGAAGGATCCAAGGACTTGACTTGA
- the LOC133676797 gene encoding uncharacterized protein LOC133676797 isoform X2 produces the protein MSVLKRQKFRTLTIFLFHYYKYNIAHKMATTTNTATTPPPPPQQQVDTAMAEELTAKAAHKRYEGLVMVRTKAIKGKGAWYWAHLEPMLVHNTDTGLPKAVKLRCSFCDAVFSASNPSRTASEHLKRGTCPNFNSLPKPISSISPNTALLPSPSCGGGGATVVHTSSNRKRPVVSSSGISGSGGVASSTYPVTAVGSTYQVSPLAIVDPSRFSDEIAMLPQQPHLMLSGGKEDLGALAMLEDSVKKLKSPKTLPGHALSKTQIDCAFDYLADWVYESCGSVSFTSLEHPKFRAFLNQVGLPVVSRRDFVGGRLNVKYEEARAESEARIRDAMFFQIASDGWKVKSNGGFGDVNLVNLTVNLPNGTGLYRRAVFVSGSVPSKYAEEVFWETITGICGSLVQQCVGIVADRFKAKALKNLENQNHWMVNLSCQLQGFTSLIKDFSKELPLFRTVSENCFKLASFINNKTPIRNSFHKYQLQEYGNAGLLRVPLREYEKMDFGPVYTMLEDIMSSAQALQLVLQDESYKIASMEDPTSREVAEMIRDVGFWNDLDAVHSLVKLIKEMAQEIEIERPLVGQCLPLWDELRAKVKDWCSKFHIAEGAVEKVIERRFKKNYHPAWAAAYILDPLYLLRDNSGKYLPPFKCLTQEQEKDVDKLITRLVSREEAHIALMELMKWRTEGLDPVYARAVQMKERDPITGKMRIVNPQSSRLVWETYLTEFKSLGKVAVRLIFLHATSCGFKCNWSLLRWVCAHGHSREGMDKVQKLIFIAAHSKLDRREVLSDEDKDADLFALANGEDDVLNEVLVDTSSVSVRQRYCWTGETTVRLLDVSTMPWTMIKGGILPEGSKDLT, from the exons ATGTCAGTCTTGAAACGCCAAAAGTTTCGAACTTTGACCATTTTTTTGTTCCACtactataaatataatattgcaCATAAAATGGCAACAACAACTAACACAGCAActacaccaccaccaccaccacaacaacAAGTAGATACAGCCATGGCAGAAGAGCTAACAGCAAAGGCAGCTCACAAGAGATATGAAGGTTTGGTGATGGTAAGGACCAAAGCAATAAAAGGAAAAGGCGCGTGGTATTGGGCTCATTTAGAGCCTATGCTGGTCCACAACACCGACACTGGCCTTCCTAAAGCTGTGAAGCTACGGTGTTCATTTTGCGACGCCGTTTTCTCCGCTTCCAATCCCTCCAGAACTGCCTCTGAGCATCTGAAACGTGGTACTTGTCCTAATTTTAACTCTCTACCGAAACCCATTTCTTCAATCTCACCCAACACTGCCTTATTGCCTTCTCCTTCTTGCGGTGGCGGTGGCGCTACAGTAGTGCATACTAGTAGTAATAGGAAGCGACCTGTCGTTTCTAGTTCAGGAATTTCTGGTTCTGGTGGCGTTGCATCATCAACGTATCCAGTGACAGCTGTGGGTAGTACGTACCAAGTGAGTCCTCTTGCTATCGTCGATCCATCACGATTCTCAGATGAGATAGCTATGTTGCCACAACAACCACATTTGATGTTGTCTGGTGGCAAAGAGGATTTAGGTGCTTTAGCTATGTTGGAAGATAGTGTAAAAAAGTTGAAGAGTCCTAAAACTTTGCCAGGACATGCTCTGAGTAAGACCCAGATTGACTGCGCGTTTGATTATTTAGCTGATTGGGTTTACGAGTCTTGCGGGTCTGTGTCGTTTACTAGTTTAGAGCATCCAAAGTTCAGGGCTTTTCTGAATCAAGTTGGGTTGCCTGTGGTTTCAAGAAGGGATTTTGTTGGTGGGAGATTGAATGTTAAGTACGAGGAAGCTAGGGCTGAGTCTGAAGCAAGGATTAGAGATGCTATGTTTTTTCAGATTGCGTCAGACGGGTGGAAGGTGAAGAGTAATGGGGGTTTTGGTGATGTAAATTTGGTTAATTTGACAGTGAATTTGCCTAATGGAACTGGTTTGTATAGAAGAGCTGTGTTTGTTAGTGGTTCAGTGCCTTCCAAATATGCAGAGGAGGTTTTTTGGGAGACTATAACAGGCATCTGCGGGAGTCTTGTGCAACAGTGTGTAGGGATAGTTGCAGACAGGTTTAAGGCTAAGGCATTGAAGAATTTAGAGAACCAGAACCATTGGATGGTCAATCTTTCTTGTCAGTTACAAGGGTTCACTAGTTTGATTAAGGATTTTAGTAAGGAGCTTCCACTGTTCAGGACTGTTAGTGAGAATTGCTTCAAGCTTGCAAGTTTTATCAATAATAAGACACCAATTCGAAATAGTTTCCACAAATATCAATTGCAAGAGTACGGGAATGCAGGATTGTTGAGAGTGCCCTTGCGGGAGTATGAGAAGATGGATTTTGGACCTGTGTATACAATGCTAGAGGATATAATGAGCTCAGCTCAAGCATTGCAGTTGGTCTTGCAAGATGAATCGTATAAGATAGCATCCATGGAGGATCCTACTTCAAGAGAAGTTGCTGAGATGATTAGAGATGTGGGGTTTTGGAATGATTTGGATGCGGTGCATTCGCTAGTTAAGTTGATCAAGGAAATGGCTCAAGAGATTGAGATAGAGAGGCCATTAGTAGGGCAATGTCTGCCGCTATGGGATGAACTTAGAGCAAAAGTGAAGGATTGGTGTTCAAAGTTCCACATTGCTGAAGGAGCAGTGGAGAAAGTGATCGAAAGACGATTCAAGAAGAATTATCATCCTGCTTGGGCTGCGGCTTACATACTAGATCCACTTTATTTGCTGAGGGACAACAGTGGCAAATACCTTCCTCCTTTCAAATGCTTGACCCAGGAGCAGGAAAAGGATGTAGACAAGCTTATAACCAGGCTTGTTTCAAGGGAGGAGGCTCATATTGCACTGATGGAACTCATGAAATGGAGAACAGAAGGGCTTGATCCTGTGTATGCAAGGGCTGTCCAGATGAAGGAGAGGGATCCCATTACAGGAAAGATGAGGATAGTAAATCCCCAGAGTAGTAGGCTTGTCTGGGAGACTTATCTTACCGAGTTCAAGTCACTAGGGAAAGTTGCAGTTAGGcttatttttcttcatgccACTTCATGCGGGTTCAAATGCAATTGGTCTTTGCTGAGATGGGTGTGTGCCCATGGGCACTCAAGGGAAGGCATGGACAAGGTGCAAAAGTTGATATTTATTGCAGCTCACTCAAAGCTTGATAGGCGGGAGGTTTTGAGCGATGAAGATAAGGATGCAGATCTCTTTGCATTGGCAAATGGTGAGGATGATGTGCTAAACGAGGTTCTTGTTGATACATCCTCAGT AAGCGTTCGACAAAGATATTGTTGGACTGGAGAAACCACCGTAAGATTGTTGGATGTTAGTACAATGCCATGGACAATGATTAAAGGTGGAATTCTGCCAGAAGGATCCAAGGACTTGACTTGA
- the LOC133676797 gene encoding uncharacterized protein LOC133676797 isoform X3 has product MSVLKRQKFRTLTIFLFHYYKYNIAHKMATTTNTATTPPPPPQQQVDTAMAEELTAKAAHKRYEGLVMVRTKAIKGKGAWYWAHLEPMLVHNTDTGLPKAVKLRCSFCDAVFSASNPSRTASEHLKRGTCPNFNSLPKPISSISPNTALLPSPSCGGGGATVVHTSSNRKRPVVSSSGISGSGGVASSTYPVTAVGSTYQVSPLAIVDPSRFSDEIAMLPQQPHLMLSGGKEDLGALAMLEDSVKKLKSPKTLPGHALSKTQIDCAFDYLADWVYESCGSVSFTSLEHPKFRAFLNQVGLPVVSRRDFVGGRLNVKYEEARAESEARIRDAMFFQIASDGWKVKSNGGFGDVNLVNLTVNLPNGTGLYRRAVFVSGSVPSKYAEEVFWETITGICGSLVQQCVGIVADRFKAKALKNLENQNHWMVNLSCQLQGFTSLIKDFSKELPLFRTVSENCFKLASFINNKTPIRNSFHKYQLQEYGNAGLLRVPLREYEKMDFGPVYTMLEDIMSSAQALQLVLQDESYKIASMEDPTSREVAEMIRDVGFWNDLDAVHSLVKLIKEMAQEIEIERPLVGQCLPLWDELRAKVKDWCSKFHIAEGAVEKVIERRFKKNYHPAWAAAYILDPLYLLRDNSGKYLPPFKCLTQEQEKDVDKLITRLVSREEAHIALMELMKWRTEGLDPVYARAVQMKERDPITGKMRIVNPQSSRLVWETYLTEFKSLGKVAVRLIFLHATSCGFKCNWSLLRWVCAHGHSREGMDKVQKLIFIAAHSKLDRREVLSDEDKDADLFALANGEDDVLNEVLVDTSSVVRQRYCWTGETTVRLLDVSTMPWTMIKGGILPEGSKDLT; this is encoded by the exons ATGTCAGTCTTGAAACGCCAAAAGTTTCGAACTTTGACCATTTTTTTGTTCCACtactataaatataatattgcaCATAAAATGGCAACAACAACTAACACAGCAActacaccaccaccaccaccacaacaacAAGTAGATACAGCCATGGCAGAAGAGCTAACAGCAAAGGCAGCTCACAAGAGATATGAAGGTTTGGTGATGGTAAGGACCAAAGCAATAAAAGGAAAAGGCGCGTGGTATTGGGCTCATTTAGAGCCTATGCTGGTCCACAACACCGACACTGGCCTTCCTAAAGCTGTGAAGCTACGGTGTTCATTTTGCGACGCCGTTTTCTCCGCTTCCAATCCCTCCAGAACTGCCTCTGAGCATCTGAAACGTGGTACTTGTCCTAATTTTAACTCTCTACCGAAACCCATTTCTTCAATCTCACCCAACACTGCCTTATTGCCTTCTCCTTCTTGCGGTGGCGGTGGCGCTACAGTAGTGCATACTAGTAGTAATAGGAAGCGACCTGTCGTTTCTAGTTCAGGAATTTCTGGTTCTGGTGGCGTTGCATCATCAACGTATCCAGTGACAGCTGTGGGTAGTACGTACCAAGTGAGTCCTCTTGCTATCGTCGATCCATCACGATTCTCAGATGAGATAGCTATGTTGCCACAACAACCACATTTGATGTTGTCTGGTGGCAAAGAGGATTTAGGTGCTTTAGCTATGTTGGAAGATAGTGTAAAAAAGTTGAAGAGTCCTAAAACTTTGCCAGGACATGCTCTGAGTAAGACCCAGATTGACTGCGCGTTTGATTATTTAGCTGATTGGGTTTACGAGTCTTGCGGGTCTGTGTCGTTTACTAGTTTAGAGCATCCAAAGTTCAGGGCTTTTCTGAATCAAGTTGGGTTGCCTGTGGTTTCAAGAAGGGATTTTGTTGGTGGGAGATTGAATGTTAAGTACGAGGAAGCTAGGGCTGAGTCTGAAGCAAGGATTAGAGATGCTATGTTTTTTCAGATTGCGTCAGACGGGTGGAAGGTGAAGAGTAATGGGGGTTTTGGTGATGTAAATTTGGTTAATTTGACAGTGAATTTGCCTAATGGAACTGGTTTGTATAGAAGAGCTGTGTTTGTTAGTGGTTCAGTGCCTTCCAAATATGCAGAGGAGGTTTTTTGGGAGACTATAACAGGCATCTGCGGGAGTCTTGTGCAACAGTGTGTAGGGATAGTTGCAGACAGGTTTAAGGCTAAGGCATTGAAGAATTTAGAGAACCAGAACCATTGGATGGTCAATCTTTCTTGTCAGTTACAAGGGTTCACTAGTTTGATTAAGGATTTTAGTAAGGAGCTTCCACTGTTCAGGACTGTTAGTGAGAATTGCTTCAAGCTTGCAAGTTTTATCAATAATAAGACACCAATTCGAAATAGTTTCCACAAATATCAATTGCAAGAGTACGGGAATGCAGGATTGTTGAGAGTGCCCTTGCGGGAGTATGAGAAGATGGATTTTGGACCTGTGTATACAATGCTAGAGGATATAATGAGCTCAGCTCAAGCATTGCAGTTGGTCTTGCAAGATGAATCGTATAAGATAGCATCCATGGAGGATCCTACTTCAAGAGAAGTTGCTGAGATGATTAGAGATGTGGGGTTTTGGAATGATTTGGATGCGGTGCATTCGCTAGTTAAGTTGATCAAGGAAATGGCTCAAGAGATTGAGATAGAGAGGCCATTAGTAGGGCAATGTCTGCCGCTATGGGATGAACTTAGAGCAAAAGTGAAGGATTGGTGTTCAAAGTTCCACATTGCTGAAGGAGCAGTGGAGAAAGTGATCGAAAGACGATTCAAGAAGAATTATCATCCTGCTTGGGCTGCGGCTTACATACTAGATCCACTTTATTTGCTGAGGGACAACAGTGGCAAATACCTTCCTCCTTTCAAATGCTTGACCCAGGAGCAGGAAAAGGATGTAGACAAGCTTATAACCAGGCTTGTTTCAAGGGAGGAGGCTCATATTGCACTGATGGAACTCATGAAATGGAGAACAGAAGGGCTTGATCCTGTGTATGCAAGGGCTGTCCAGATGAAGGAGAGGGATCCCATTACAGGAAAGATGAGGATAGTAAATCCCCAGAGTAGTAGGCTTGTCTGGGAGACTTATCTTACCGAGTTCAAGTCACTAGGGAAAGTTGCAGTTAGGcttatttttcttcatgccACTTCATGCGGGTTCAAATGCAATTGGTCTTTGCTGAGATGGGTGTGTGCCCATGGGCACTCAAGGGAAGGCATGGACAAGGTGCAAAAGTTGATATTTATTGCAGCTCACTCAAAGCTTGATAGGCGGGAGGTTTTGAGCGATGAAGATAAGGATGCAGATCTCTTTGCATTGGCAAATGGTGAGGATGATGTGCTAAACGAGGTTCTTGTTGATACATCCTCAGT CGTTCGACAAAGATATTGTTGGACTGGAGAAACCACCGTAAGATTGTTGGATGTTAGTACAATGCCATGGACAATGATTAAAGGTGGAATTCTGCCAGAAGGATCCAAGGACTTGACTTGA
- the LOC133676797 gene encoding uncharacterized protein LOC133676797 isoform X4 — protein MSVLKRQKFRTLTIFLFHYYKYNIAHKMATTTNTATTPPPPPQQQVDTAMAEELTAKAAHKRYEGLVMVRTKAIKGKGAWYWAHLEPMLVHNTDTGLPKAVKLRCSFCDAVFSASNPSRTASEHLKRGTCPNFNSLPKPISSISPNTALLPSPSCGGGGATVVHTSSNRKRPVVSSSGISGSGGVASSTYPVTAVGSTYQVSPLAIVDPSRFSDEIAMLPQQPHLMLSGGKEDLGALAMLEDSVKKLKSPKTLPGHALSKTQIDCAFDYLADWVYESCGSVSFTSLEHPKFRAFLNQVGLPVVSRRDFVGGRLNVKYEEARAESEARIRDAMFFQIASDGWKVKSNGGFGDVNLVNLTVNLPNGTGLYRRAVFVSGSVPSKYAEEVFWETITGICGSLVQQCVGIVADRFKAKALKNLENQNHWMVNLSCQLQGFTSLIKDFSKELPLFRTVSENCFKLASFINNKTPIRNSFHKYQLQEYGNAGLLRVPLREYEKMDFGPVYTMLEDIMSSAQALQLVLQDESYKIASMEDPTSREVAEMIRDVGFWNDLDAVHSLVKLIKEMAQEIEIERPLVGQCLPLWDELRAKVKDWCSKFHIAEGAVEKVIERRFKKNYHPAWAAAYILDPLYLLRDNSGKYLPPFKCLTQEQEKDVDKLITRLVSREEAHIALMELMKWRTEGLDPVYARAVQMKERDPITGKMRIVNPQSSRLVWETYLTEFKSLGKVAVRLIFLHATSCGFKCNWSLLRWVCAHGHSREGMDKVQKLIFIAAHSKLDRREVLSDEDKDADLFALANGEDDVLNEKRSTKILLDWRNHRKIVGC, from the exons ATGTCAGTCTTGAAACGCCAAAAGTTTCGAACTTTGACCATTTTTTTGTTCCACtactataaatataatattgcaCATAAAATGGCAACAACAACTAACACAGCAActacaccaccaccaccaccacaacaacAAGTAGATACAGCCATGGCAGAAGAGCTAACAGCAAAGGCAGCTCACAAGAGATATGAAGGTTTGGTGATGGTAAGGACCAAAGCAATAAAAGGAAAAGGCGCGTGGTATTGGGCTCATTTAGAGCCTATGCTGGTCCACAACACCGACACTGGCCTTCCTAAAGCTGTGAAGCTACGGTGTTCATTTTGCGACGCCGTTTTCTCCGCTTCCAATCCCTCCAGAACTGCCTCTGAGCATCTGAAACGTGGTACTTGTCCTAATTTTAACTCTCTACCGAAACCCATTTCTTCAATCTCACCCAACACTGCCTTATTGCCTTCTCCTTCTTGCGGTGGCGGTGGCGCTACAGTAGTGCATACTAGTAGTAATAGGAAGCGACCTGTCGTTTCTAGTTCAGGAATTTCTGGTTCTGGTGGCGTTGCATCATCAACGTATCCAGTGACAGCTGTGGGTAGTACGTACCAAGTGAGTCCTCTTGCTATCGTCGATCCATCACGATTCTCAGATGAGATAGCTATGTTGCCACAACAACCACATTTGATGTTGTCTGGTGGCAAAGAGGATTTAGGTGCTTTAGCTATGTTGGAAGATAGTGTAAAAAAGTTGAAGAGTCCTAAAACTTTGCCAGGACATGCTCTGAGTAAGACCCAGATTGACTGCGCGTTTGATTATTTAGCTGATTGGGTTTACGAGTCTTGCGGGTCTGTGTCGTTTACTAGTTTAGAGCATCCAAAGTTCAGGGCTTTTCTGAATCAAGTTGGGTTGCCTGTGGTTTCAAGAAGGGATTTTGTTGGTGGGAGATTGAATGTTAAGTACGAGGAAGCTAGGGCTGAGTCTGAAGCAAGGATTAGAGATGCTATGTTTTTTCAGATTGCGTCAGACGGGTGGAAGGTGAAGAGTAATGGGGGTTTTGGTGATGTAAATTTGGTTAATTTGACAGTGAATTTGCCTAATGGAACTGGTTTGTATAGAAGAGCTGTGTTTGTTAGTGGTTCAGTGCCTTCCAAATATGCAGAGGAGGTTTTTTGGGAGACTATAACAGGCATCTGCGGGAGTCTTGTGCAACAGTGTGTAGGGATAGTTGCAGACAGGTTTAAGGCTAAGGCATTGAAGAATTTAGAGAACCAGAACCATTGGATGGTCAATCTTTCTTGTCAGTTACAAGGGTTCACTAGTTTGATTAAGGATTTTAGTAAGGAGCTTCCACTGTTCAGGACTGTTAGTGAGAATTGCTTCAAGCTTGCAAGTTTTATCAATAATAAGACACCAATTCGAAATAGTTTCCACAAATATCAATTGCAAGAGTACGGGAATGCAGGATTGTTGAGAGTGCCCTTGCGGGAGTATGAGAAGATGGATTTTGGACCTGTGTATACAATGCTAGAGGATATAATGAGCTCAGCTCAAGCATTGCAGTTGGTCTTGCAAGATGAATCGTATAAGATAGCATCCATGGAGGATCCTACTTCAAGAGAAGTTGCTGAGATGATTAGAGATGTGGGGTTTTGGAATGATTTGGATGCGGTGCATTCGCTAGTTAAGTTGATCAAGGAAATGGCTCAAGAGATTGAGATAGAGAGGCCATTAGTAGGGCAATGTCTGCCGCTATGGGATGAACTTAGAGCAAAAGTGAAGGATTGGTGTTCAAAGTTCCACATTGCTGAAGGAGCAGTGGAGAAAGTGATCGAAAGACGATTCAAGAAGAATTATCATCCTGCTTGGGCTGCGGCTTACATACTAGATCCACTTTATTTGCTGAGGGACAACAGTGGCAAATACCTTCCTCCTTTCAAATGCTTGACCCAGGAGCAGGAAAAGGATGTAGACAAGCTTATAACCAGGCTTGTTTCAAGGGAGGAGGCTCATATTGCACTGATGGAACTCATGAAATGGAGAACAGAAGGGCTTGATCCTGTGTATGCAAGGGCTGTCCAGATGAAGGAGAGGGATCCCATTACAGGAAAGATGAGGATAGTAAATCCCCAGAGTAGTAGGCTTGTCTGGGAGACTTATCTTACCGAGTTCAAGTCACTAGGGAAAGTTGCAGTTAGGcttatttttcttcatgccACTTCATGCGGGTTCAAATGCAATTGGTCTTTGCTGAGATGGGTGTGTGCCCATGGGCACTCAAGGGAAGGCATGGACAAGGTGCAAAAGTTGATATTTATTGCAGCTCACTCAAAGCTTGATAGGCGGGAGGTTTTGAGCGATGAAGATAAGGATGCAGATCTCTTTGCATTGGCAAATGGTGAGGATGATGTGCTAAACGAG AAGCGTTCGACAAAGATATTGTTGGACTGGAGAAACCACCGTAAGATTGTTGGATGTTAG